From one Gossypium hirsutum isolate 1008001.06 chromosome D08, Gossypium_hirsutum_v2.1, whole genome shotgun sequence genomic stretch:
- the LOC107912814 gene encoding mitochondrial outer membrane protein porin 4 has product MAGPAPFVDLGKKAKDLLTKDYNFDQKFTLSMLSTTGMGLTATGLKKDQNFFGDINTVYKSGNTTVDMKVDTYSNVSTKVTVNDVWPCSKAALSFRIPDHKSGKLDVQYLHPHAAIDSSIGLNPTPLLELSATIGSKELALGGEIGFDTASASFTEYTAGINLNKPDFSVALLLTDKGQALKASYIHSVNPFTCVAAEMAHRFSTYENTFTIGSSHAVDPFTVVKTRFSDNGKVGMLCQREWRPKSLVTFSAEYDSKAINASPKMGLALALEP; this is encoded by the exons ATGGCTGGACCTGCACCATTCGTAGATCTGGGGAAAAAAGCCAAAG ACCTCCTGACAAAAGATTACAACTTTGACCAGAAGTTTACTCTTTCAATGCTGAGCACCACGGGAATG GGACTTACAGCCACAGGACTCAAGAAGGACCAAAATTTTTTTGGTGACATAAATACTGTGTATAAGAGTGGAAATACTACTGTGGATATGAAAGTTGATACCTATTCTAAT GTGTCTACAAAAGTGACTGTCAATGATGTCTGGCCATGTTCCAAAGCTGCTCTAAGTTTCAGGATACCTGATCACAAGTCTGGCAAG TTGGATGTCCAATATCTTCATCCTCATGCTGCCATTGATTCTAGCATTGGCCTGAATCCAACTCCCCTATTGGAGCTTTCAGCAACAATTGGCAGCAAGGAGCTTGCTTTGGGTGGTGAAATTGGATTTGATACAGCTTCTGCTTCTTTTACCGAGTACACTGCTGGGATCAACTTGAACAAGCCAGATTTCTCTGTTGCTCTTTTGCT GACTGATAAAGGTCAGGCATTGAAGGCATCTTATATCCATTCTGTCAACCCCTTCACTTGTGTTGCCGCTGAAATGGCTCATAGATTTTCCACCTACGAAAACACTTTCACCATTGGAAGTTCTCATGCTGTGGATCCTTTTACCGTGGTAAAAACACGGTTCTCTGACAATGGAAAGGTTGGAATGCTGTGCCAACGTGAATGGAGGCCCAAGTCACTTGTAACATTTTCGGCAGAGTATGATTCAAAGGCCATAAATGCATCCCCTAAGATGGGGCTTGCCCTTGCTCTCGAGCCTTGA